The Osmerus eperlanus chromosome 12, fOsmEpe2.1, whole genome shotgun sequence genome has a segment encoding these proteins:
- the sema4gb gene encoding LOW QUALITY PROTEIN: semaphorin-4G (The sequence of the model RefSeq protein was modified relative to this genomic sequence to represent the inferred CDS: deleted 2 bases in 1 codon; substituted 1 base at 1 genomic stop codon), which translates to MFALYRHDSGALSPDLRQTDTSISLSPPAPAQPSPLNMGLRGDLHPLLAPLLAPLLAPLLGPLLGLCCLASLGAGFPFGPSLGLDVTPRTTVLSEGLVGCPRFRGSVQNYSTLLLEEEEGGGVLYVGGRGAIYALDANNISTPGNLSINWEASSEQKRQCLRQREKQXTECFNHIRFLQRYNESHLYVCGTHAFRPLCAYIDVERFSFSSGFEEGRTAVPYDPAKGYTGLLIDGEMFTASQYEFRSSADIRRNFPFPILRTEEAPTRWLLDADFVGSVLLKESVNSSVGDDDKIYFFFREKSQEQTAYPSQTRVSRVARVCKGDWGGQRTLQKRWTSFLKARLVCSVPDYELHLNMLRAVSVRQGADARGSTLYGAFGLEWRNIKASAVCQYSFSDIQKAFDGPYMEVQDSKWREYTGKVPEPRPGSCITDLHRSQSINSSRDLPDNVLTFARRHPLMSTQVQPIGGRPLMFKRNVNYVKMAVHQAAALDGHVYTVLFLGTDEGWLHKAVDVEGDMHIVEELQLFTPAQPIDSMVVSTAQRSVYVGSHSGVVQVPMATCRRYTSCFDCVFARDPYCGWDRVRCVEITSRAGRSSLVQDIQTGSRGCANSTGDVLQRRRSVMSGDDVLLQCELRSNLASPRWTLNGRPLNTHSPASGYRLGTDGLLIVGARPQQGGAYRCFAVENNIWVPVRLYRVTVHTEMPSPAPPPTPSPSPAPPPTPSPSPAATPSPPTERTLLSPPAPLPPGPEFQTFRNMEAVYISLVAVLGGLCLVLTVVLLYVSFCSRGPYGARKFPQQEFSILGMSDRKRSFPLELQTISSHCNGRQDRRGRRSLSLSNDDLAEVFLQIVPGEGQMSPGMTPAPPAPPLPLPPPLPCSDYANGLSATLPSVLRKMNGNSYMLLSPAEADSTSPLYHSFTEELNQILEKRKHTQPDESSV; encoded by the exons atgtttgcTCTGTACAGACATGACAGTGGAGCTCTCAGCCCtgacctcagacagacagatacctccatctctctctctcccccagcaccagcccagcccagccctctgAACATGGGCCTCCGTGGGGATCTACACCCCCTCCTAGCCCCCCTCCTGGCCCCCCTGCTGGCCCCCCTCCTGGGCCCCCTGCTGGGCCTCTGCTGCCTGGCATCCCTGGGGGCGGGGTTCCCCTTCGGCCCCTCCCTGGGTCTGGATGTCACCCCCAGGACCACGGTGCTCTCTGAAG GTCTGGTGGGCTGCCCGCGGTTCCGAGGGTCGGTGCAGAACTACAGCactctgctgctggaggaggaggagggggggggggtgctgtacgtgggggggaggggggccatcTACGCCCTGGACGCCAACAACATCTCCACACCAGGGAACCTGTCT ATTAATTGGGAAGCCTCGTCCGAGCAGAAGAGGCAGTGTCTGAGGCAAAGGGAAAAACAATGA ACGGAGTGCTTCAACCACATCCGCTTCCTGCAGCGCTACAACGAGAGCCACCTGTACGTGTGTGGGACGCACGCCTTCAGGCCGCTCTGTGCCTACATA GACGTGGAGCGGttcagcttctcctctgggtttgaggagggcagg accgCTGTCCCCTACGACCCCGCCAAGGGCTACACCGGCCTACTCATCG atGGAGAGATGTTTACTGCCTCCCAGTACGAGTTCCGCAGCTCTGCGGACATTCGCCGGAACTTTCCGTTCCCCAtcctgaggacagaggaggcgCCCACCAGGTGGCTTCTGG acgcaGACTTTGTGGGCTCGGTTCTGCTGAAGGAGAGCGTCAACAGCTCCGTGGGAGACGACGACAAGATCTACTTCTTCTTCAGGGAGAAGAGCCAGGAGCAGACTGCCTACCCCAGCCAGAccagagtgtccagggtggcgCGTGTCTGCAAG GGCgactggggggggcagaggacccTGCAGAAGAGGTGGACGTCGTTCCTGAAGGCACGGCTGGTGTGCTCCGTGCCCGACTACGAGCTCCACCTCAACATGCTGCGGGCGGTGAGCGTGCGGCAGGGGGCGGACGCCCGGGGCAGCACCCTCTACGGAGCCTTCGGACTGGAGTG GAGAAACATCAAAGCGTCTGCAGTGTGCCAGTATTCCTTCTCTGACATCCAGAAAGCATTCGACGGACCGTACATGGAGGTCCAGGATTCAAAATGGCGGGAATACACAGGGAAGGTTCCAGAACCAAGACCAGGCTCT tgtATAACAGACCTCCACAGATCTCAGAGTATCAACTCATCCAGAGACCTCCCAGACAACGTGCTGACCTTCGCCCGCAGGCACCCCCTCATGTCCactcaggtccagccaatcggAGGCCGCCCGCTCATGTTCAAGAGGAACGTCAACTACGTGAAGATGGCGGTGCACCAGGCGGCCGCTCTCGACGGTCACGTCTACACCGTCCTGTTCCTGGGCACCG atGAGGGCTGGCTGCACAAGGCTGTGGATGTGGAGGGGGACATGCACATCgtggaggagctgcagctgTTCACTCCTGCTCAGCCCATAGACAGCATGGTGGTGTCTACAGCACAG AGGAGTGTATATGTGGGCTCCCACTCCGGCGTGGTCCAGGTACCCATGGCAACGTGCCGGCGCTACACTTCCTGTTTCGACTGCGTGTTTGCACGGGACCCTTACTGTGGCTGGGACAGGGTCCGCTGTGTGGAGATCACCTCAcgagcagggag GTCCAGTCTGGTCCAGGACATACAGACTGGCAGCAGAGGCTGTGCCAACAGCACTGGAGATG TGCTCCAGCGCAGGCGCTCAGTGATGTCAGGAGACGACGTCCTCCTGCAGTGTGAGCTGCGTTCTAACCTGGCGTCTCCTCGCTGGACGCTGAACGGCCGGCCGCTGAACACCCACAGCCCCGCCTCCGGGTACCGCCTCGGCACCGACGGCCTGCTCATCGTCGGGGCCCGCCCTCAGCAGGGCGGGGCTTACCGCTGCTTCGCCGTGGAGAACAACATCTGGGTCCCCGTGCGTCTGTACCGGGTCACCGTCCACACAGAGATGccctcccccgccccaccccccaccccttcacccagccccgccccaccccccaccccttcacccagccccgccgccacccccagcccccccaccgaGCGCACGCTGCTCTCCCCgcccgcccccctgcccccgggACCTGAGTTCCAGACCTTCAGGAACATGGAGGCTGTGTATATCTCCCTGGTGGCGGTGctgggggggctgtgtctggtGCTGACGGTGGTGCTGCTCTATGTCAGCTTCTGCTCCAGGGGGCCCTACGGGGCCAGGAAGTTCCCCCAGCAGGAGTTCTCCATCCTGGGGAtgtctgacaggaagaggagctTCCCCCTGGAGCTCCAGACCATCTCCAGCCACTGCAACGGCcggcaggacaggagaggtcGGAGGTCGCTGTCGTTGTCCAATGACGACCTCGCGGAGGTGTTCCTCCAGATCGtccctggggagggacagatgtccCCCGGCatgaccccagcccccccagccccgcccctgcccctcccccctccgctgCCCTGCTCCGACTACGCCAACGGGCTGTCAGCCACGCTGCCCAGCGTGCTGAGGAAGATGAACGGGAACAGCTACATGCTACTGAGCCCGGCGGAGGCCGACAGCACCTCGCCGCTCTACCACTCCTTCACCGAGGAGCTCAACCAGATCCTGGAGAAGAGGAAACATACGCAGCCCGACGAGAGCTCTgtgtag